From Humibacter ginsenosidimutans, a single genomic window includes:
- a CDS encoding spermidine synthase has product MREHPSVVLKNSGLRAVIEPDRWVPGSFQLVVDGTPQSHVDLDDPTRLFFEYVQRMGNVIDLLREPGEPITAVHLGAGAMTLPRYIAATRPGSRQQVIELESDLVDLVRTELPLPKSAQIRVRHGDAREVVAKLPGGLRGTVDLLIVDIFSGARTPAHVTSVEFYREAASLLAPDGVVLVNVADGPPLSFARGQAATLASVVEHVAALAETQVLKGKRFGNIVLVGSNAELPMDWLPRLLASGPHPAKAVAGDELRQFTAGASVVTDATAVASPLPGRSVFQLRG; this is encoded by the coding sequence GTGCGTGAGCATCCTTCCGTCGTCTTGAAGAACAGCGGTCTGCGCGCCGTGATCGAGCCCGACAGGTGGGTGCCGGGATCGTTCCAGCTGGTCGTCGACGGAACTCCGCAGTCGCACGTCGACCTCGATGACCCGACGCGGCTCTTCTTCGAGTACGTGCAGCGCATGGGCAACGTCATCGATCTGCTGCGCGAGCCGGGAGAGCCGATCACGGCCGTGCACCTCGGGGCGGGCGCCATGACGCTGCCGCGCTACATCGCCGCGACGCGTCCGGGTTCCCGGCAGCAGGTGATCGAACTGGAGAGCGACCTCGTCGACCTGGTGCGCACCGAGCTGCCGCTGCCGAAGAGCGCCCAGATCAGGGTTCGACACGGGGATGCCCGTGAGGTCGTCGCGAAGCTGCCTGGCGGCCTGCGCGGCACGGTCGACCTGCTCATCGTCGACATCTTCAGCGGTGCCCGCACCCCGGCGCACGTGACGAGCGTGGAGTTCTACCGTGAGGCGGCATCCCTGCTGGCACCCGACGGAGTCGTGCTGGTCAACGTGGCGGACGGGCCGCCGCTGTCGTTCGCACGAGGACAGGCGGCCACGCTGGCGTCGGTCGTCGAGCACGTCGCGGCACTCGCCGAGACGCAGGTGCTGAAGGGCAAGCGGTTCGGCAACATCGTGCTCGTCGGGTCGAACGCCGAGCTGCCGATGGACTGGCTGCCGCGGCTGCTGGCCAGCGGGCCGCACCCGGCGAAGGCCGTCGCGGGCGACGAGCTGAGACAGTTCACCGCCGGCGCTTCGGTGGTGACGGATGCCACGGCCGTCGCGTCTCCGCTGCCCGGCCGCAGCGTGTTCCAGCTGCGCGGCTGA
- a CDS encoding 5-oxoprolinase/urea amidolyase family protein, with the protein MIATIRLLGDRALLVDLADLGSVLALRAALTGTRPAGVLDIVPAARTLAVMVDPARLPLDSARTWLEHALDEIAAERGSDAGARDAGDETTVVIDVVYDGDDLAEVEGLTGIPAAEIVRRHTEAAWRVAFGGFAPGFGYLVTDDDWFEVPRRAAPRTVVPEGAVGLAGPFSGVYPRQGPGGWRLIGRTDVPLWRPTDARPALLAPGTRVRFRAVEELSGTARPESDSSPDASVRSSADADLGAETQPGAQAEAGAETPSLTVVSAGMLLLIEDLGRTGSASIGAGRSGALDRGALRLGNRLVGNVEAAAGLEVAFGARLRFERSTWFAVTGARGRLTLNGHPIEPDAALPAAPGDLLELGAAEHGLRYVVALRGGVRAPLTLDSASTDVGARIGPDPLRDGDSIALGTDTAGGIPAVDALTVWSPPDDEVDVHVVPGPRQDWFDAASVADFYDVAWEVTQASNRVGMRLRSRDGVVLRRASTLAAAELPSEPMVPGAIQVPPSGEPTVLLADGPVTGGYPVIAVVADADLDLFAQLRPDQRVRFRHAR; encoded by the coding sequence ATGATCGCGACGATCCGCCTCCTCGGCGACCGAGCGCTCCTCGTCGACCTGGCCGACCTGGGATCGGTGCTCGCGCTGCGCGCCGCGCTCACGGGCACGAGGCCCGCCGGTGTGCTCGACATCGTGCCGGCCGCGCGCACCCTCGCGGTGATGGTCGATCCGGCGCGGCTCCCGCTCGACAGCGCGCGCACCTGGCTGGAGCACGCACTCGACGAGATCGCGGCGGAGCGGGGGAGCGATGCGGGCGCGCGTGATGCGGGCGACGAGACGACCGTCGTGATCGACGTCGTCTACGACGGAGACGACCTCGCGGAGGTCGAGGGGCTCACGGGCATCCCCGCCGCCGAGATCGTGCGAAGGCACACCGAGGCAGCCTGGCGCGTCGCGTTCGGCGGATTCGCCCCGGGATTCGGCTATCTCGTCACCGACGACGACTGGTTCGAGGTGCCGCGGCGAGCGGCCCCGCGCACCGTCGTGCCCGAGGGTGCGGTGGGTCTCGCCGGCCCGTTCAGCGGCGTCTACCCGAGGCAGGGTCCAGGCGGATGGCGGCTCATCGGCCGCACGGATGTCCCGCTCTGGCGCCCGACCGACGCCCGGCCCGCGCTGCTCGCGCCGGGCACCCGCGTGCGGTTCCGCGCCGTGGAGGAGCTGTCCGGCACGGCGCGGCCCGAGTCGGACTCCTCGCCGGACGCAAGCGTTCGCTCGAGTGCGGACGCCGACCTCGGTGCAGAGACTCAACCCGGTGCGCAGGCGGAGGCCGGTGCGGAGACGCCTTCCCTCACCGTCGTCTCGGCCGGGATGCTCCTGCTCATCGAAGACCTCGGCCGCACGGGATCCGCGTCCATCGGCGCCGGCCGCTCGGGCGCGCTCGACCGCGGCGCATTGCGGCTGGGCAACCGCCTCGTGGGCAACGTCGAAGCGGCGGCCGGACTCGAGGTGGCCTTCGGCGCGCGGCTGCGCTTCGAGCGGTCGACATGGTTCGCGGTGACCGGCGCGCGGGGGAGGCTGACGCTGAACGGGCATCCCATCGAGCCGGATGCCGCCCTGCCCGCCGCCCCCGGCGACCTGCTCGAACTCGGTGCAGCGGAGCACGGCCTGCGCTACGTCGTCGCCCTGCGCGGAGGCGTGCGGGCGCCGCTCACACTGGATTCGGCCTCGACCGACGTCGGCGCCCGCATCGGGCCGGATCCGCTGCGCGACGGTGACTCGATCGCGCTGGGCACCGACACGGCAGGCGGCATCCCGGCCGTCGACGCGCTCACCGTGTGGTCGCCGCCCGACGACGAAGTGGACGTGCACGTCGTGCCCGGTCCGCGCCAGGACTGGTTCGACGCGGCCTCCGTCGCCGACTTCTACGACGTCGCGTGGGAGGTGACGCAGGCGTCGAACCGGGTGGGGATGCGGCTGCGGTCGCGCGACGGCGTCGTGCTGCGCAGGGCATCCACCCTCGCGGCCGCCGAGCTGCCGAGCGAGCCGATGGTGCCGGGCGCCATCCAGGTGCCGCCGTCGGGCGAGCCGACCGTGCTGCTCGCCGATGGGCCCGTCACCGGCGGCTACCCGGTGATCGCCGTGGTGGCCGATGCCGACCTCGACCTCTTCGCGCAGCTTCGCCCGGATCAGCGCGTGCGCTTCCGTCACGCCCGCTGA
- a CDS encoding LamB/YcsF family protein yields MRTIDLNCDLGESFGAWSMGDDTAMLENVSSANVACGFHGGDPATMLATCRAARDRGVVIGAHVSYRDLAGFGRRFIDVAPADLHADVLYQLSALAGVAASVGSEVRYVKPHGALYNRIVTDEQQAAAVADAVASFPARLSVLGLADSAIERACARRDVPFVREAFIDRAYLADGTLVPRGMPGAVLGAADGVAERAVLMAAEGVVRTIDGETVPLSAASLCVHGDSPDAVAMAVAVRAALTAAGIEIEAFA; encoded by the coding sequence ATGCGCACGATCGACCTCAACTGCGACCTGGGGGAGTCGTTCGGCGCCTGGAGCATGGGCGACGACACGGCCATGCTCGAGAACGTCTCGAGCGCGAACGTGGCCTGCGGATTCCACGGCGGCGACCCGGCCACGATGCTCGCCACCTGCCGTGCGGCCCGCGACCGCGGCGTCGTGATCGGCGCGCACGTCTCCTACCGCGACCTCGCCGGATTCGGGCGTCGCTTCATCGACGTCGCGCCCGCCGACCTGCACGCCGACGTGCTCTACCAGCTGTCCGCACTCGCCGGGGTGGCGGCATCCGTCGGCAGCGAGGTGCGCTACGTGAAGCCGCACGGTGCGCTGTACAACCGCATCGTGACCGACGAGCAGCAGGCGGCGGCGGTGGCGGATGCCGTGGCATCCTTCCCAGCGCGGCTCTCGGTGCTCGGCCTCGCGGACAGCGCGATCGAGAGGGCATGCGCCCGGCGCGACGTGCCGTTCGTGCGCGAGGCGTTCATCGACAGGGCCTACCTGGCCGACGGCACGCTGGTTCCGCGCGGCATGCCGGGCGCCGTGCTCGGTGCGGCGGACGGCGTCGCGGAGCGCGCCGTGCTGATGGCCGCAGAGGGTGTCGTGCGCACGATCGACGGCGAGACCGTCCCGCTGAGCGCGGCCTCGCTGTGCGTGCACGGCGACTCGCCGGATGCCGTCGCCATGGCTGTCGCCGTGCGCGCCGCATTGACGGCGGCGGGCATCGAGATCGAGGCCTTCGCATGA
- a CDS encoding PQQ-dependent sugar dehydrogenase, whose translation MEHSTRGTRRGFRAWVAACALTALALVTGCTHVPTAPGPAAPTLPTSTASPSASTPTALTAPAEPVGTPTTIMKNLHAPWSVVPMPDGSALIDDRDDARVLERAADGSTHTVGTVPGVVHSGEGGLLGLAALGGASTTYLYAYLTTADDNRVVRMPLTGSAGHRAFGAPRVVIAGIPKGVFHNGGRIAFGPDGMLYITTGDGTQTSNAQNLHSLGGKILRVTPTGAVPAGNPFPGSPVYSYGHRNPQGLAWDSTGQLWASEFGQDTWDELNRITPGSDYGWPVVEGIAHDRRFVDPVYQWRTDVASPSGIAIIDDTVFMASLRGERLWVIDLPRNGQPARAKAYYSGEFGRLRLAVAVGPDTLWLVTNNTDGRGTPANGDDRILRLTVGPAR comes from the coding sequence ATGGAGCACAGCACGCGCGGCACTCGCCGCGGGTTCCGCGCGTGGGTCGCCGCCTGTGCGCTGACCGCTCTTGCGCTCGTCACCGGCTGCACCCACGTGCCGACCGCGCCGGGACCCGCCGCGCCGACCCTGCCGACCTCGACCGCCTCGCCGAGCGCGTCCACGCCGACCGCCCTGACCGCTCCCGCAGAGCCGGTCGGCACGCCGACGACGATCATGAAGAACCTGCACGCTCCGTGGTCGGTGGTGCCGATGCCCGACGGGTCGGCACTGATCGACGATCGCGACGACGCACGCGTGCTGGAGCGCGCGGCCGACGGCAGCACGCACACGGTGGGAACCGTGCCCGGCGTGGTGCATTCGGGCGAAGGCGGACTGCTGGGGCTCGCGGCGCTGGGCGGGGCATCCACGACCTACCTCTACGCGTACCTGACCACTGCGGACGACAACAGGGTGGTGAGGATGCCGCTCACCGGCTCCGCTGGCCACCGCGCCTTCGGTGCGCCCCGCGTGGTGATCGCGGGCATTCCCAAGGGCGTGTTCCACAACGGCGGCCGCATCGCGTTCGGACCCGACGGGATGCTCTACATCACCACGGGAGACGGCACCCAGACCTCGAACGCACAGAACCTGCACTCGCTGGGCGGCAAGATTCTGCGGGTCACGCCGACCGGCGCCGTGCCCGCAGGCAACCCGTTCCCCGGCTCGCCGGTCTACTCCTACGGACACCGCAATCCGCAGGGCTTGGCCTGGGACTCGACCGGGCAGCTGTGGGCGAGCGAGTTCGGGCAGGACACCTGGGACGAGCTCAACCGCATCACTCCTGGGTCGGACTACGGCTGGCCTGTCGTGGAGGGCATCGCACACGACCGCCGGTTCGTCGATCCGGTGTACCAGTGGCGCACCGACGTGGCGAGCCCGAGCGGAATCGCGATCATCGACGACACCGTCTTCATGGCGTCGCTGCGCGGCGAACGGCTGTGGGTCATCGACCTGCCGCGGAACGGACAGCCGGCGCGGGCCAAGGCGTACTACTCGGGCGAGTTCGGACGGCTGCGGCTGGCGGTGGCCGTGGGGCCCGACACGCTGTGGCTGGTGACGAACAACACCGACGGGCGCGGAACGCCGGCAAACGGCGACGACCGCATTCTGCGCCTCACCGTCGGGCCGGCGCGCTGA
- a CDS encoding SprT-like domain-containing protein encodes MAELVRVRRWAEALIAMHLDTDAWTFGFDNAKTRGGQCDHSAKRITVSRHLAARFDDDEIHQVLLHEVAHAMAGPSAGHGPRWKAIAREIGYVGKRTLDKPVAEDLAPWVGTCPRGHLHYRYRKPAKSLSCGRCSGRFSREFLIVWEHRAPAR; translated from the coding sequence GTGGCTGAGTTGGTACGTGTTCGCCGGTGGGCAGAGGCCCTCATCGCGATGCATCTCGACACGGATGCCTGGACCTTCGGCTTCGACAACGCCAAGACGCGCGGCGGGCAATGCGACCACAGTGCCAAGCGCATCACCGTCTCCCGCCATCTCGCCGCGCGTTTCGATGACGACGAGATCCATCAGGTGCTGCTGCACGAGGTGGCGCACGCCATGGCCGGTCCGTCGGCGGGGCACGGCCCGCGATGGAAGGCGATCGCGCGCGAGATCGGCTACGTGGGCAAGCGCACACTCGACAAGCCCGTCGCCGAAGACCTCGCACCCTGGGTGGGAACCTGCCCACGCGGACATCTGCACTACCGGTACCGCAAGCCGGCGAAGAGCCTGTCGTGCGGGCGGTGCTCGGGGCGGTTCTCGCGGGAGTTCCTCATCGTGTGGGAGCACAGGGCGCCCGCGCGCTGA
- a CDS encoding FAD-dependent monooxygenase codes for MNDVIIVGGGPVGLMLALELSLAGVEPLVLERGAEIDPTIKAGSLNGRAADALRRRGVEFGLGAFGPGGATVGRRQPGASSPASAPGTPAASVAPAVGQGAQAPRPPRFVGHVAGMIIPADLVKWNELEHSTSSAMISQQQVQQLLEERLAERGVQVRRGIQVTDVVSGDDRVRVVTDAGEFEGSWVVGTDGGRSIVRKSAGFGFDGLDGIMTGHQMLVQGEGFDDIPVGWNITPTGVFRRMPNNLMLTAEFDGAPADRSAVITADDLTGAIRRVTGVDATVTNVISATRFTDNTRVADHYRKGRVLLAGDAAHVHPPFGGQGLSLGLLDATGLGWRLAGVVAGRLPVSVFDDYENERRPEAERILEWSRAQVGLMRTDERSRAAGRLVARLMNTPDGATEVLRVVAGDLVTYASDDGPAGTFADDWAGTNADGGSLFDVAAEGHVVLAHLPEIDVPQLDGHAVRAFATDAAPAPLTLVRVDGVVAWAGDTADGLQEALAAIGA; via the coding sequence ATGAACGACGTGATCATCGTTGGCGGCGGACCTGTCGGACTGATGCTGGCACTCGAGCTGTCGCTCGCGGGTGTCGAGCCGCTCGTGCTCGAGCGCGGCGCCGAGATCGACCCGACCATCAAGGCGGGCTCCCTCAACGGCAGGGCGGCAGACGCCCTTCGTCGCCGCGGCGTCGAGTTCGGCCTCGGTGCGTTCGGGCCGGGCGGCGCGACGGTCGGGCGCAGGCAGCCGGGGGCATCCTCGCCGGCATCGGCACCGGGGACGCCGGCGGCCTCGGTCGCCCCAGCCGTCGGCCAGGGCGCTCAGGCACCGCGTCCGCCGCGGTTCGTCGGACACGTCGCGGGCATGATCATCCCCGCCGACCTCGTGAAGTGGAACGAGCTGGAGCACTCGACGTCCTCCGCGATGATCAGCCAGCAACAGGTGCAGCAGCTGCTGGAGGAGCGCCTGGCCGAGCGCGGGGTTCAGGTGCGGCGGGGCATCCAGGTCACCGACGTCGTGTCGGGCGACGACAGGGTGCGGGTCGTCACCGACGCGGGCGAGTTCGAGGGGTCGTGGGTCGTCGGCACCGACGGGGGCCGCAGCATCGTGCGCAAGAGCGCGGGCTTCGGCTTCGACGGGCTCGACGGCATCATGACAGGCCACCAGATGCTGGTGCAGGGCGAGGGGTTCGACGACATTCCGGTCGGCTGGAACATCACGCCCACCGGCGTGTTCCGCCGCATGCCCAACAACCTCATGCTCACCGCCGAGTTCGACGGTGCCCCCGCCGACCGCTCGGCCGTCATCACCGCCGACGACCTCACCGGCGCCATCCGCAGGGTCACCGGCGTCGACGCCACCGTCACCAACGTGATCAGCGCCACGCGATTCACCGACAACACGCGCGTCGCCGATCACTACCGCAAGGGTCGCGTGCTGTTGGCGGGCGACGCGGCCCACGTGCACCCGCCGTTCGGCGGTCAGGGCCTCTCGCTCGGTCTGCTGGATGCCACGGGACTCGGCTGGCGCCTGGCCGGCGTGGTCGCCGGTCGTCTCCCCGTCAGCGTGTTCGACGACTACGAGAACGAGCGTCGTCCTGAGGCCGAGCGCATTCTGGAGTGGAGTCGCGCCCAGGTGGGCCTCATGCGCACCGACGAGCGCTCCCGCGCGGCCGGACGCCTCGTGGCCCGCCTCATGAACACGCCGGACGGCGCCACCGAGGTGCTGCGCGTGGTCGCCGGCGACTTGGTGACCTACGCGTCCGACGACGGCCCGGCCGGCACGTTCGCCGACGATTGGGCGGGAACGAACGCCGACGGCGGCTCGCTCTTCGACGTCGCCGCCGAGGGCCACGTCGTGCTCGCCCACCTGCCGGAAATCGACGTGCCGCAACTGGACGGTCACGCGGTGCGCGCTTTCGCCACGGATGCCGCGCCCGCCCCGCTCACGCTGGTGCGCGTCGACGGCGTGGTCGCCTGGGCCGGCGACACCGCCGACGGTCTGCAGGAGGCGCTCGCGGCCATCGGGGCGTAG
- a CDS encoding TetR/AcrR family transcriptional regulator, with translation MTSSAGSAQGSPRASTGPLPQGDEAKPVVMSAKQRRRKRISDTATTLFFERGFDAVSIAEIAEKAGVSKMTVTNHFTLKEDLIFDEFDDELAQVGEALANVSSLGDAIDTIERYCIEREHSGGTARALSAQYFPNAWHSFADMVLASRALTQRFHAHYVDMHTVIRAALPAAIPATDATIAAWMLAATVHLVDWWPFEAVGDGLSDAKIRERRAVVRARAFAPLRSGADPTAT, from the coding sequence ATGACGTCAAGTGCAGGTTCTGCGCAAGGCTCGCCGCGGGCATCCACCGGGCCTCTCCCACAGGGTGATGAGGCGAAGCCCGTGGTGATGAGCGCGAAGCAGCGTCGGCGCAAACGCATTTCCGACACCGCCACCACGCTGTTCTTCGAGCGCGGCTTCGACGCGGTGTCGATCGCCGAGATCGCCGAGAAGGCCGGCGTGTCGAAGATGACCGTCACCAACCACTTCACCCTGAAGGAAGACCTGATCTTCGACGAGTTCGACGACGAACTCGCGCAGGTCGGCGAGGCGCTGGCGAACGTGAGTTCCCTCGGCGACGCGATCGACACGATCGAGCGCTATTGCATCGAACGCGAGCACTCCGGGGGCACGGCCAGAGCGCTGTCCGCCCAGTATTTTCCGAACGCGTGGCACAGCTTCGCCGACATGGTGCTCGCCAGCCGCGCGCTCACGCAGCGCTTTCACGCGCACTATGTCGACATGCACACGGTCATCAGGGCAGCGCTGCCCGCGGCCATTCCCGCGACAGATGCCACGATCGCCGCCTGGATGCTCGCGGCCACCGTGCATCTCGTCGACTGGTGGCCGTTCGAGGCCGTCGGCGACGGGCTCTCCGACGCGAAGATCCGTGAGCGGCGCGCGGTGGTGCGCGCCCGCGCGTTCGCCCCGCTGCGCTCCGGCGCCGATCCCACCGCGACGTAA
- a CDS encoding CGNR zinc finger domain-containing protein, translated as MTSTTDAAAGSSPAIDERDAHEQAGHERTRGERAERLGETGQWFQTPDGIRWWFDSGCLCLDFAYTGAMDPAGAGRRVPNTPWEQLSTPADLAGWLHERFPTIDARCADHELRDARTLREAIANLTYAALRGHPFSSRDVDIVNLYASTPDLPPALDGGGRQAGRTRPRATQALSTIARDAVAVFGEDARERLRECGADDCDLVYLDVSRSRNRRWCSMQRCGNRAKVRAHRARKAATA; from the coding sequence ATGACCAGCACGACCGACGCTGCCGCGGGCAGCTCACCCGCCATCGACGAGCGCGACGCGCACGAACAGGCCGGGCACGAACGGACTCGAGGCGAGCGGGCCGAGCGCCTCGGCGAGACGGGCCAATGGTTCCAGACGCCGGACGGCATCCGCTGGTGGTTCGACTCGGGATGCCTGTGCCTCGACTTCGCCTACACCGGCGCGATGGACCCCGCGGGAGCGGGCCGGCGCGTGCCGAACACGCCGTGGGAGCAGTTGTCGACGCCGGCCGACCTCGCGGGCTGGCTGCACGAGCGCTTTCCCACGATCGACGCGCGCTGCGCCGATCACGAGCTGCGGGATGCCCGAACCCTGCGCGAGGCCATCGCGAACCTGACCTATGCGGCGTTGCGCGGGCATCCCTTCTCGAGCCGCGACGTCGACATCGTCAATCTCTACGCCTCGACGCCCGACCTGCCGCCCGCACTCGACGGCGGCGGGCGCCAGGCCGGCCGCACCCGACCCCGCGCCACCCAGGCGCTGTCGACGATCGCACGCGACGCGGTGGCCGTGTTCGGGGAGGATGCCCGCGAGCGGCTCCGCGAGTGCGGCGCCGACGACTGCGACCTCGTCTACCTCGATGTCTCGCGCAGCCGCAACCGCCGGTGGTGCTCCATGCAGCGCTGCGGCAACCGCGCGAAGGTGCGTGCCCACCGCGCGCGCAAGGCGGCGACGGCGTAG
- a CDS encoding LLM class flavin-dependent oxidoreductase gives MTSVGAVFSPYSNAPEAQLAAAAAAERAGVSELWLWEDCFRESAFAAASAALAVTSTLRVGIGIAPMPLRNVTATAMEIATLARMFPGRLLPGVGHGVQSWMAQAGARVASPLTLMREYAPALRALLAGETVTASGRYVNLNAVRLDWPPAQVPLVYAAAEGPKTLLACGAAADGVVLNSLLTVEEAEHGVAQVNVGRTEVGRTGRHDVVAYVVTAFGPDGIERAASSWSGEAPADASQRVLGGGVEDVAAGVRRYAAAGVDHVVLQPPGDEPDLASYFELVGEVARLVR, from the coding sequence ATGACCAGTGTCGGCGCCGTCTTCAGCCCCTATTCGAATGCGCCTGAGGCGCAGCTTGCGGCGGCGGCGGCCGCCGAGCGCGCGGGCGTCTCCGAGCTCTGGCTCTGGGAAGACTGTTTTCGCGAGTCCGCCTTTGCCGCGGCTTCGGCGGCCCTGGCCGTGACCTCGACGCTGCGCGTCGGCATCGGCATCGCCCCGATGCCCCTGCGCAATGTGACGGCGACGGCGATGGAGATCGCCACGCTCGCGCGCATGTTCCCCGGGCGGCTCTTGCCGGGGGTGGGACACGGCGTGCAGTCGTGGATGGCGCAGGCCGGCGCTCGTGTGGCTTCTCCGCTGACGTTGATGCGCGAGTACGCTCCCGCGCTCCGCGCACTGCTCGCAGGCGAGACCGTGACCGCGAGCGGCCGGTACGTGAACCTGAACGCCGTGCGCCTCGACTGGCCGCCGGCCCAGGTGCCGCTCGTGTACGCCGCCGCCGAGGGGCCGAAGACGCTGCTCGCGTGCGGCGCCGCCGCCGACGGCGTGGTGTTGAACAGCCTGCTCACCGTCGAGGAGGCGGAGCACGGCGTCGCCCAGGTGAACGTCGGCCGCACCGAGGTGGGACGAACGGGTCGACATGACGTGGTCGCCTATGTTGTCACGGCGTTCGGACCAGACGGCATCGAGCGCGCGGCGTCGTCGTGGAGCGGCGAGGCCCCGGCCGACGCGTCGCAGCGCGTGCTCGGGGGCGGGGTCGAGGATGTCGCGGCGGGCGTGCGGCGCTACGCCGCCGCCGGCGTCGATCACGTCGTGCTTCAGCCGCCCGGTGACGAGCCCGATCTGGCGAGCTACTTCGAGCTGGTCGGCGAGGTGGCGCGGCTCGTTCGCTGA
- a CDS encoding TetR/AcrR family transcriptional regulator C-terminal domain-containing protein, whose amino-acid sequence MAKGLTKAAIVGAALDLLDEVGMDGLTVRALAARLDVKAPALYWHVRDKAELVDEMATEVWRRIGEQLALIPADAGWQDDLRCFADVLRAALLEHRDGAKAFSGTYLTDGSVLGAREAGLQRWLDQGFVLSDVVRAFALTNSFVVGFCIEEQGVRQADARQNYDLQVRAERVGAREHPLIAATGPEAFGDRDVQFAGLMDLVVDAVSRLRAPESAPPAQRTSRATSPTSSK is encoded by the coding sequence ATGGCGAAGGGGCTCACCAAGGCGGCGATCGTGGGCGCCGCCCTCGACCTGCTCGACGAGGTCGGCATGGACGGACTCACGGTGCGGGCGCTCGCCGCACGGCTCGACGTGAAGGCGCCTGCGCTCTACTGGCACGTGCGCGACAAGGCCGAGCTCGTCGACGAGATGGCCACCGAGGTGTGGCGTCGCATCGGCGAGCAGTTGGCGCTGATTCCCGCGGACGCCGGATGGCAAGACGACCTGAGGTGCTTCGCCGACGTGCTGCGGGCGGCCCTGCTCGAGCATCGAGACGGCGCGAAGGCGTTCAGCGGCACCTACCTCACCGACGGCTCGGTGCTCGGCGCGCGCGAGGCCGGGCTGCAGCGTTGGCTCGACCAGGGCTTCGTGCTGTCCGACGTCGTGCGCGCGTTCGCGCTGACGAACAGCTTCGTCGTGGGCTTCTGCATCGAGGAACAGGGCGTGCGGCAGGCGGATGCCCGCCAGAACTACGACCTGCAGGTGCGCGCCGAGCGGGTGGGCGCGCGCGAGCATCCGCTCATCGCCGCCACCGGGCCGGAGGCCTTCGGAGACCGCGACGTGCAGTTCGCCGGCCTGATGGACCTCGTGGTGGATGCCGTGAGCCGCCTCCGCGCGCCGGAGTCAGCTCCCCCTGCTCAGCGAACGAGCCGCGCCACCTCGCCGACCAGCTCGAAGTAG
- a CDS encoding quinone oxidoreductase family protein produces MKAAVIDAAGTAPRHGDFAEPVVEEGRELVSLVATGIHPIVRGLASGEHYGSQAAWPLIPGVDAVARTADGTLLYTGYVTAPYGTIAERMAVPAGLRLPLPAGADPVQVAAAMNPGLSSWMPLVTRKNELGSLGTVLVLGVTGTAGLLAVQNALALGADRVIGAGRNAERLRAAGERGAQTVALTGDRAADSAALRTALGDGNPSLVLDFVWGEPAEAAFDALARKGLAEDEGDTSYVEIGALAGEQASLPASLLRSTRIRVQGSGAGSASLADLMGQLPVYLDLIATGAVTVPVRQYPLSRVADAWADSDRAGVRSVVVPD; encoded by the coding sequence ATGAAGGCAGCAGTCATCGACGCAGCGGGCACGGCCCCGCGCCACGGCGACTTCGCCGAACCCGTCGTCGAGGAGGGACGCGAGCTGGTCTCGCTCGTCGCGACGGGCATCCACCCCATCGTGCGGGGACTCGCGTCGGGCGAGCACTACGGATCGCAGGCCGCGTGGCCGCTCATTCCCGGAGTGGATGCCGTGGCGCGCACCGCCGACGGCACCCTGCTCTACACCGGCTACGTCACGGCTCCCTACGGAACGATCGCCGAGCGCATGGCGGTGCCCGCCGGCCTTCGGCTGCCGCTGCCCGCCGGTGCCGATCCCGTGCAGGTCGCCGCGGCGATGAACCCCGGGCTCTCCTCGTGGATGCCGCTGGTCACCCGCAAGAACGAACTCGGCTCGTTGGGCACGGTACTGGTGCTCGGGGTGACGGGCACAGCGGGCCTGCTCGCCGTGCAGAACGCGCTCGCGCTCGGCGCCGACCGCGTGATCGGCGCGGGCCGGAACGCGGAGCGGCTGCGTGCCGCCGGCGAGCGCGGTGCGCAGACCGTGGCGCTCACCGGCGACCGGGCGGCGGATTCCGCCGCGCTGCGCACCGCGCTCGGTGACGGCAACCCGTCACTCGTGCTCGACTTCGTGTGGGGCGAACCGGCGGAGGCCGCGTTCGACGCGCTCGCGCGCAAGGGTCTGGCCGAAGACGAAGGCGACACCAGCTACGTCGAGATCGGCGCGCTGGCGGGGGAACAGGCATCCCTGCCTGCATCGCTGCTGCGCAGCACGCGCATCAGGGTGCAGGGCTCGGGAGCCGGCAGCGCCTCACTGGCCGATCTGATGGGTCAGCTGCCGGTGTACCTCGACCTGATCGCGACGGGGGCTGTCACGGTTCCGGTGCGGCAGTACCCGCTGAGCCGGGTGGCGGATGCCTGGGCCGACTCGGATCGCGCAGGTGTGCGCTCCGTGGTCGTGCCGGACTGA